A portion of the Pseudarthrobacter sp. L1SW genome contains these proteins:
- a CDS encoding uracil-DNA glycosylase → MTIDWDEKKALLQEPNIAKVTQLCDELMEKKPGSVVPYIDPVHDEDECRIVSLQVSPGKGTESGFVSHYNDDEAARRATQIYELAELDPRYVMPWNAYPWVRDPDMPSALNVQEKTDGLRPFRQFLKINSRVSAIIAHGTDASTFLTLFEKTYHQSLRNSGIKVYKASALGGRAFAVSEAKQEELLAKSVEIYKDAMQRAGIQHL, encoded by the coding sequence GTGACGATTGATTGGGACGAGAAAAAGGCCCTGCTACAGGAACCGAACATCGCGAAGGTAACCCAGCTTTGCGATGAACTGATGGAAAAGAAGCCAGGGTCTGTCGTCCCCTATATCGACCCTGTGCATGACGAGGATGAGTGCCGGATCGTCAGCCTGCAGGTCAGCCCCGGGAAAGGCACCGAGTCCGGCTTCGTCTCGCACTACAACGACGATGAGGCCGCCCGCCGGGCCACCCAGATCTACGAACTGGCGGAACTCGATCCCCGCTATGTGATGCCCTGGAACGCCTACCCCTGGGTCCGCGACCCTGACATGCCCTCGGCTCTCAATGTGCAGGAGAAGACGGACGGACTCCGCCCCTTCCGGCAGTTCCTCAAGATCAACTCCCGGGTCTCGGCAATCATCGCCCACGGCACCGATGCCTCGACCTTCCTCACCCTCTTCGAGAAGACCTACCACCAATCCCTCAGGAACAGCGGCATCAAGGTGTACAAGGCCTCCGCCCTGGGTGGGCGCGCCTTCGCTGTCTCCGAGGCCAAGCAGGAAGAACTGCTGGCCAAGAGTGTGGAGATCTACAAGGACGCCATGCAGCGGGCCGGCATCCAGCACCTTTAG
- a CDS encoding type II toxin-antitoxin system HipA family toxin, whose product MRHRIADIYKAGVLAARLERHDGGTRFSYLPAYLKTGGAAVATSLPLSSEPVLSAAGAAPPYFTGLLPEGRRLNALRRSIKTSADDDLSLLIAAGANPVGDVQIVGHGERLDPDDHAVPLDPKQAVDFDQLLGNPDMIDPVALAGVQDKLSAGMISVPVTATGRQFILKLNAPEFPHVVENEFVMFRYAAKLRIPLSRVRLIRDVAGRPGLLVERFDRIPVPGGGPDEARRLAVEDGAQVLKLYPADKYNVGYSRVCHALAGHCSAPLPALRNLAIQAAYAWLTGNGDLHAKNVSMVQQADGEWTIAPMYDIPSTVVYGDKTLALTLDGKRTGISRRHFLGWAAELGLTDRAAAQAADIALKAAAPLIADLEAGTAFRGLDGSGARNADDGGSPFSGPVTRDWIKELKHRRRLLEG is encoded by the coding sequence GTGAGGCACCGCATCGCGGATATCTACAAAGCGGGCGTGCTGGCCGCACGGCTCGAAAGGCACGACGGCGGCACGCGGTTCAGCTACTTGCCCGCCTACCTCAAAACAGGGGGAGCCGCCGTCGCCACGTCCTTGCCGCTCAGCAGCGAGCCGGTCCTTTCTGCCGCGGGGGCGGCGCCGCCCTATTTCACAGGCCTTTTGCCCGAGGGCCGCCGCCTTAATGCGCTGCGGCGCTCGATCAAGACCAGCGCTGACGACGACCTCTCCCTGCTCATCGCAGCCGGAGCGAATCCCGTGGGAGACGTGCAGATCGTGGGCCATGGGGAGCGCCTGGACCCGGATGACCACGCGGTGCCGCTGGACCCGAAACAGGCGGTGGACTTCGACCAGCTGCTGGGGAACCCCGACATGATCGATCCGGTGGCCTTGGCCGGCGTGCAGGACAAGCTGTCCGCCGGAATGATTTCGGTGCCTGTAACAGCGACCGGACGCCAGTTCATCCTCAAGCTCAACGCGCCAGAGTTCCCGCACGTGGTGGAGAACGAGTTTGTGATGTTCCGCTATGCGGCCAAACTTCGGATCCCGCTGAGCCGTGTTCGGCTGATCCGGGATGTTGCGGGCCGGCCGGGGCTGCTGGTGGAGCGTTTCGACCGCATTCCGGTGCCCGGCGGCGGACCGGACGAGGCGCGGCGGCTGGCAGTAGAAGACGGCGCCCAGGTGCTGAAGCTGTACCCGGCGGACAAGTACAACGTCGGCTACAGCAGGGTCTGCCACGCGCTTGCAGGACATTGCTCCGCACCGCTTCCCGCCCTGAGGAATCTCGCCATCCAGGCCGCCTATGCCTGGCTGACAGGCAACGGCGACCTGCACGCCAAGAACGTGTCCATGGTCCAGCAGGCCGACGGCGAGTGGACCATAGCTCCCATGTACGACATTCCCTCCACAGTGGTTTATGGAGACAAAACGCTGGCGTTGACCCTCGACGGAAAACGGACCGGAATCTCCCGCCGCCATTTCCTGGGTTGGGCTGCCGAGCTGGGACTAACCGACCGTGCCGCCGCCCAGGCAGCGGATATTGCCTTGAAGGCGGCCGCCCCTCTCATCGCGGACCTGGAGGCGGGCACCGCCTTCCGCGGCCTGGATGGAAGCGGGGCAAGGAATGCCGACGACGGCGGATCGCCGTTTTCCGGCCCGGTCACCAGGGATTGGATCAAGGAGCTGAAGCACCGGCGCCGCCTGCTGGAAGGCTGA
- a CDS encoding helix-turn-helix transcriptional regulator, which produces MEGLAAQVRARRAVLRLTQHDLADMAGVSERFVRFVEQGKPSVQLDSLVAVLETLGLELQVATRSSPAARALSVPPVGDGAEQ; this is translated from the coding sequence ATTGAAGGCCTCGCGGCCCAGGTCCGCGCGCGCCGCGCAGTCCTCCGACTGACACAGCACGACCTCGCCGATATGGCAGGCGTCTCCGAGCGTTTCGTGCGTTTCGTGGAGCAGGGGAAACCGAGCGTTCAGCTTGACTCCCTGGTGGCGGTACTTGAGACGCTGGGCCTCGAATTGCAGGTCGCAACGCGTTCAAGCCCTGCCGCCCGCGCCCTCTCCGTGCCGCCAGTCGGGGACGGCGCTGAACAGTGA
- a CDS encoding FadR/GntR family transcriptional regulator: MNLSDSRTAGQPAPLARLSAAEAVFNAIRRDIESGLVPVGSKLSSEATLSQQYGVSRSVIREALRSCTALGLTVTKTGKGTFVVADKVANDLTLGQYSARDLTEARPHIEIPAAGLAAERRTEEELETLRHLVAAMATETDPESWVSLDSSFHAAIAGASGNKVFASVVADIRGALAHQSETLNMVADRQHASDVEHQQILSAIEAGSPEAARKAMAHHLHAVGQALDSILNN; the protein is encoded by the coding sequence GTGAACCTGTCAGACAGCCGGACAGCAGGACAGCCTGCACCCCTCGCGCGGCTCAGCGCTGCCGAAGCGGTGTTCAACGCCATCCGGCGGGACATCGAGTCCGGACTGGTTCCCGTGGGCAGCAAGCTCAGCTCCGAGGCCACGCTTTCGCAGCAGTACGGAGTCAGCCGCTCGGTGATCCGGGAAGCCCTCCGCTCCTGCACCGCCCTGGGCCTGACTGTCACCAAAACGGGGAAGGGGACGTTCGTCGTCGCCGACAAGGTGGCGAACGACCTCACGCTGGGCCAGTACTCGGCCCGTGACCTCACAGAAGCCAGGCCGCACATCGAAATCCCCGCTGCCGGGTTGGCCGCCGAACGGCGGACCGAGGAGGAACTGGAAACCCTTCGGCACCTGGTGGCCGCAATGGCCACCGAGACTGATCCGGAATCCTGGGTCTCCCTGGACTCCAGCTTCCACGCTGCCATCGCCGGCGCCAGCGGCAACAAGGTGTTCGCCAGCGTGGTGGCGGACATCCGCGGCGCCCTGGCCCACCAGTCCGAAACCTTGAACATGGTGGCGGACAGGCAGCACGCCTCAGATGTGGAACACCAACAAATCCTCTCCGCCATCGAGGCCGGCTCCCCGGAAGCGGCGCGGAAAGCCATGGCCCACCACCTCCACGCCGTGGGCCAGGCCCTCGACTCCATCCTCAACAACTAG
- a CDS encoding asparaginase: protein MPSPVLSAAHSVAALLPQHAPLVTATRDGLVESIHYGSAIALESDGTTAAAAGEPLAPFYPRSSLKPLQAVAMVRAGLDLPAELLALAAASHSGGAKHRQGALRILEQHGLSVSDFANSRDLPYGPAEREEWLRNGGRATQLTQNCSGKHAAMAATCIINGWPVKGYLDPSHPLQQLVAGTVIELTGEEPLALSTDGCGTPLFAMTLRGMARAFGLIARAAADDDGTAAAAVGLAMQRHPEMVAGEGRDVTELMRLLPGAVAKDGFEGVQLVGLADGRSVAVKISDGGDRARMPAIVRLLEALGVDASPLLPLATAPVLGGGHPVGLLQATDFLNQLSTPVNEAP from the coding sequence ATGCCCTCCCCTGTGCTTTCTGCTGCCCACAGCGTTGCTGCGTTGCTTCCGCAGCACGCTCCCCTGGTCACCGCCACCCGCGACGGGCTGGTGGAAAGCATCCATTACGGATCGGCCATCGCCCTCGAGTCGGACGGCACCACAGCGGCGGCTGCAGGCGAACCCTTGGCGCCGTTCTACCCCCGGTCCTCCCTCAAACCGCTGCAGGCCGTAGCCATGGTCCGCGCCGGCCTGGACCTCCCGGCCGAACTCCTGGCCCTGGCCGCCGCGAGCCACTCGGGTGGCGCAAAGCACCGCCAGGGAGCCCTGCGGATCCTCGAACAGCACGGCCTCAGCGTCAGCGATTTTGCGAACAGCCGGGACCTCCCCTACGGCCCGGCGGAACGCGAGGAATGGCTCCGCAACGGGGGCCGCGCCACGCAGCTCACCCAGAACTGCTCGGGCAAGCATGCAGCCATGGCGGCAACGTGCATCATCAACGGCTGGCCGGTCAAGGGCTACCTTGACCCCTCGCACCCGCTGCAGCAACTGGTTGCCGGGACCGTCATCGAGCTGACGGGCGAGGAACCGCTCGCCCTCAGCACCGATGGTTGCGGCACGCCATTATTTGCCATGACGCTGCGCGGCATGGCCCGCGCCTTCGGCCTCATTGCCCGCGCCGCCGCGGACGACGACGGGACTGCGGCAGCCGCCGTCGGCCTCGCCATGCAGCGCCACCCGGAGATGGTGGCCGGGGAAGGCCGCGACGTCACCGAGCTGATGCGCCTGCTTCCGGGCGCGGTGGCGAAGGACGGCTTTGAAGGCGTCCAACTGGTGGGCCTGGCGGATGGCCGCTCGGTGGCCGTGAAGATTTCCGACGGCGGCGACCGCGCCCGGATGCCGGCCATCGTCAGGCTGCTTGAGGCGCTGGGCGTAGATGCTTCACCGCTCCTTCCCCTTGCCACGGCACCGGTTCTCGGTGGCGGGCACCCGGTGGGCCTGCTGCAGGCAACCGACTTCCTGAACCAACTGTCCACACCCGTCAACGAAGCCCCGTAA
- a CDS encoding aspartate ammonia-lyase, which translates to MTSIDTTAPALTRSEHDLLGDRDIPADAYWGVHTLRAVENFPITGQKLSSNMHLVRGLAAVKLAAARTNRELGLLDAERADAIELACRDILDGRFADQFVVDVIQGGAGTSSNMNANEVIANRALEILGHPKGDYARLHPNDHVNLSQSTNDVYPTAVKLGTIFAARELLAALAELEEACAAKALEFRTIVKMGRTQLQDAVPMTLGQEFGSYAITIGEDRLRLAEAELLIHEINLGATAIGTGLNAPAGYAEAACRHLAEVTGLPLVTAPDLIEATQDVGAFVHLSGVLKRVAVKLSKTCNDLRLLSSGPRAGFGEINLPAVQSGSSIMPGKINPVIPEVVSQVAYEVIGNDVTITMAAEAGQLQLNAFEPIIVHSLHKSISHLEAACRTLTARCIRGITANTEHLRRTVEQSIGLVTALNPHLGYATATAIAKEALATGKGVAELVLEHGLLTDAQLQELLSPERLANLSK; encoded by the coding sequence ATGACCTCCATCGATACCACCGCCCCAGCACTGACCCGCTCCGAACACGACCTGCTCGGCGACCGCGACATACCCGCGGACGCCTACTGGGGCGTCCACACCCTCCGCGCCGTGGAGAACTTTCCCATCACGGGCCAGAAGCTGTCCTCCAACATGCACCTGGTTCGCGGCCTGGCCGCAGTCAAGCTCGCAGCCGCCCGCACGAACCGGGAACTTGGCCTGCTGGATGCAGAACGCGCCGATGCCATCGAGCTGGCCTGCCGCGACATCCTGGACGGCCGGTTTGCCGACCAGTTCGTGGTGGACGTCATCCAGGGCGGTGCCGGGACGTCGTCGAACATGAACGCCAACGAGGTGATCGCCAACCGCGCCCTCGAAATCCTCGGCCACCCCAAGGGCGACTACGCCCGCCTGCACCCCAACGACCACGTCAACCTCAGCCAGTCCACGAACGACGTGTACCCCACGGCGGTGAAGCTGGGCACCATTTTCGCGGCCCGGGAACTGCTGGCTGCCCTGGCCGAGCTGGAGGAAGCCTGCGCCGCGAAGGCCCTTGAATTCCGCACGATAGTGAAGATGGGCCGCACCCAGTTGCAGGACGCGGTTCCGATGACCCTGGGCCAGGAATTCGGCAGCTACGCCATCACCATCGGCGAGGACCGGCTGCGCCTGGCCGAGGCTGAACTGCTGATCCACGAGATCAACCTTGGGGCCACCGCCATCGGCACCGGCCTGAATGCCCCGGCAGGCTACGCGGAAGCCGCCTGCCGGCACCTCGCGGAAGTGACCGGGCTCCCCCTGGTGACGGCCCCTGACCTCATCGAAGCCACCCAGGACGTGGGCGCCTTCGTCCACCTGTCCGGTGTGCTGAAGCGCGTGGCCGTGAAACTGTCCAAGACCTGCAACGACCTCCGCCTGCTCTCCTCCGGCCCGCGCGCCGGCTTCGGCGAAATCAACCTGCCGGCCGTCCAGTCCGGCTCCTCCATCATGCCCGGCAAGATCAACCCGGTAATCCCGGAAGTGGTCAGCCAGGTGGCCTACGAAGTCATCGGCAACGACGTCACCATCACTATGGCGGCCGAAGCCGGACAGCTCCAGCTCAACGCCTTCGAGCCCATCATCGTCCACAGCCTCCACAAGAGCATCTCCCACCTGGAAGCCGCGTGCCGCACCCTTACGGCCCGCTGCATCCGGGGCATCACCGCCAACACCGAACACCTCCGCCGCACGGTGGAACAGTCCATCGGCCTGGTCACAGCCCTCAATCCCCACCTGGGCTACGCCACCGCCACCGCCATCGCCAAGGAAGCACTCGCAACCGGCAAGGGTGTGGCCGAACTGGTCCTGGAACACGGCCTTCTCACAGATGCGCAGCTCCAGGAACTCCTCAGCCCCGAACGCCTCGCCAACCTCAGCAAGTAG
- a CDS encoding amino acid permease encodes MTNAPLPDHVIDGGHAHASETALHAEDKGYHKNLKPRQIQMIAIGGAIGTGLFLGAGGRLNAAGPSLVIAYAVCGFFAFLILRALGELVLHRPSSGSFVSYAREFFGEKAAFVSGWFYWINWATTTIVDITAAALYMNFFGNYIPWMAAVPQWAWALIALVVVLCLNLVSVKVFGEMEFWFALIKVAALVIFLIVGTYFVIFGTPVDGQQVGLSLLSDNGGVFPNGLLPMIILMQGVLFAYASIELVGTAAGETENPEKIMPKAINSVVFRIAVFYVGSVILLALLLPYTAYEKGVSPFVTFFGSIGIQGVDVIMNLVVLTAALSSLNAGLYSTGRILRSMSVNGSAPKFASRMNKAGVPYGGIAITAAVSLLGVPLNYLVPAQAFEIVLNVASVGIIMTWATIVLCQIQLKRWADKGWLERPSFRMFGAPYTGYLSLLFLVGVLVMVFIDSPLTMLVTAIASILMVFGWYACRKRIRDIAETREGFTGISPVIANPPAATFKK; translated from the coding sequence ATGACTAATGCCCCCTTACCCGACCACGTCATCGACGGCGGCCACGCGCACGCCTCCGAAACCGCCCTGCATGCCGAGGACAAGGGCTACCACAAGAACCTGAAGCCCCGGCAGATCCAGATGATCGCGATCGGCGGCGCGATCGGCACCGGGCTGTTCCTCGGCGCGGGTGGCCGGCTCAACGCGGCCGGCCCGTCCCTGGTCATCGCCTACGCAGTGTGCGGGTTCTTCGCGTTCCTGATCCTGCGTGCCCTGGGCGAACTGGTCCTCCACCGCCCCTCGTCGGGCTCGTTCGTCTCCTACGCCCGCGAATTCTTCGGTGAGAAGGCCGCGTTCGTCTCCGGCTGGTTCTACTGGATCAACTGGGCCACCACCACCATCGTGGACATCACCGCCGCCGCCCTCTACATGAACTTCTTCGGCAACTACATCCCCTGGATGGCAGCCGTCCCGCAATGGGCCTGGGCCCTGATCGCCCTGGTGGTGGTCCTGTGCCTGAACCTGGTCTCGGTCAAAGTCTTCGGCGAAATGGAATTCTGGTTCGCCCTGATCAAGGTCGCCGCCCTGGTCATCTTCCTCATCGTCGGCACCTACTTCGTCATCTTCGGCACCCCCGTGGACGGCCAGCAGGTGGGCCTGAGCCTGCTGTCCGATAACGGCGGCGTCTTCCCCAACGGCTTGCTGCCCATGATCATCCTCATGCAGGGCGTCCTCTTCGCCTACGCCTCCATCGAACTCGTCGGCACCGCAGCCGGCGAAACCGAAAACCCCGAAAAGATCATGCCCAAGGCCATCAACTCCGTGGTCTTCCGTATCGCCGTCTTCTACGTCGGCTCCGTGATCCTGCTGGCCCTGCTGCTGCCCTACACCGCCTACGAAAAAGGCGTCAGCCCCTTCGTGACCTTCTTCGGTTCCATCGGCATCCAGGGCGTGGACGTCATCATGAACCTCGTGGTCCTCACCGCCGCCCTGTCCTCCCTCAACGCCGGCCTCTACTCCACCGGCCGGATCCTGCGCTCCATGTCCGTCAACGGCTCCGCCCCCAAGTTCGCCTCCCGCATGAACAAAGCCGGCGTCCCCTACGGCGGCATCGCCATCACCGCCGCCGTCTCCCTCCTGGGCGTCCCGCTGAACTACCTCGTCCCGGCCCAGGCCTTCGAGATCGTGCTGAACGTGGCTTCCGTGGGCATCATCATGACCTGGGCAACCATCGTCCTGTGCCAGATCCAGCTCAAACGCTGGGCGGACAAGGGCTGGCTGGAACGCCCCTCCTTCCGCATGTTCGGCGCCCCCTACACCGGCTACCTCTCCCTGCTCTTCCTGGTGGGCGTGCTGGTCATGGTCTTCATCGACTCTCCGCTCACCATGCTGGTCACCGCCATCGCCTCCATCCTGATGGTGTTCGGCTGGTACGCCTGCCGCAAACGCATCCGCGACATCGCCGAAACCCGCGAAGGCTTCACCGGCATCTCCCCCGTCATCGCCAACCCGCCCGCGGCCACCTTCAAGAAGTAG